One Trichoderma atroviride chromosome 7, complete sequence DNA segment encodes these proteins:
- a CDS encoding uncharacterized protein (TransMembrane:1 (o234-254i)), with the protein MRHAFLQPGNHHLSKPESVVTRSFHRVTRPSHLAVGGRGAFAASCSTAMSANYWESTQKRYWLFTKDELALMRQKLEDENPEIVRMFPLPQPRHLAIYFNQQLLRLGKRLTIRQQAMATAQVYLKRFYTRVEIRRTNPYLVITTAIYLACKMEESPQHIRLIVTEARQLWQDFIGLDTSKIGECEFFLISEMSSQLIVYQPYRSLLALRNEFALVDEDVQLAKSIINDHYMTDLPFLCSPHTVALVAILLALVLRPNSSVPGQNSSGAAAAGLAAAQAALSQAHSARSGQGGILAEIPSTPEVKERHQENRITRVQHFAAWLAESDVDIAAMVDATQEIISFYECYEQYNDKFTREQINRFVKARNLDK; encoded by the exons ATGCGACACGCTTTCCTTCAACCTGGCAATCATCACTTATCCAAACCAGAGTCAGTCGTTACACGCTCCTTTCATAGAGTTACACGTCCGTCCCATCTCGCTGTCGGAGGGAGAGGCGCCTTCGCGGCCTCCTGCTCCACAGCCATGTCCGCCAACTACTGGGAGTCGACGCAGAAGCGATATTGGCTATTTACCAAAGATGAGCTCGCCCTGATGCgacagaagctggaggacGAGAACCCGGAGATCGTGCGCATGTTTCCTCTTCCGCAGCCAAGACACCTAGCCATTTATTTCAATCAGC AGTTGCTAAGGCTGGGGAAGCGTCTCACCATCCGCCAGcaggccatggccacggcGCAGGTCTACCTGAAGCGCTTCTACACTCGAGTCGAGATCCGTCGCACGAACCCCTATCTCGTCATCACGACCGCGATATACCTGGCCTGCAAGATGGAAGAGTCACCTCAGCATATCCGACTAATCGTCACGGAGGCCAGACAGCTCTGGCAGGACTTCATCGGGCTGGACACGTCCAAGATTGGAGAGTGCGAGTTCTTCCTTATCAGCGAAATGAGCTCCCAGCTCATCGTGTATCAGCCCTACCGAAGCCTGCTGGCTCTGCGCAACGAGTTCGCCCTGGTGGACGAGGACGTGCAGCTCGCAAAGTCCATCATCAACGATCACTACATGACAGACTTGCCGTTTCTCTGCTCGCCTCACACCGTTGCGCTGGTAGCAATCCTCTTGGCTCTGGTTCTGCGTCCCAATTCCTCAGTTCCGGGACAGAACTCGTCCGGGGCCGCGGCTGCGGGCCTGGCTGCCGCACAGGCTGCGCTGAGCCAGGCGCACTCAGCTCGATCAGGCCAAGGAGGCATCCTCGCCGAAATCCCGTCCACACCGGAAGTAAAAGAACGCCATCAGGAAAACAGGATAACTCGCGTTCAGCATTTCGCGGCCTGGCTAGCCGAAAGTGACGTCGACATTGCCGCCATGGTGGACGCAACGCAAGAGATAATATCATTTTATGAGTGTTACGAACAGTATAACGACAAGTTTACTAGGGAGCAAATCAACCGCTTTGTCAAGGCTCGGAATCTCGATAAGTAG